The Bacillus vallismortis genome window below encodes:
- a CDS encoding TetR/AcrR family transcriptional regulator: MKSKKGRKGEESRKRLLKAAANDFASRGFHETKVSDIVKRAGLTQPSFYLYFQSKEAIFEELITDFHSRVKKLTESLLLENGLNTKDVSKRVLPAVETVFQCLAEDKDVTKIGFFLNPEAKQMKKDLAMVLKENLEAEQRLGYFHSELDMETVAECLIGMIVHLTDSFLLTGIKDPASLAAQVVNLLIYGMLPNGRDVR; encoded by the coding sequence TTGAAAAGCAAAAAAGGACGTAAAGGGGAAGAAAGCCGGAAACGATTACTCAAAGCAGCTGCCAATGATTTTGCGAGTCGGGGATTTCATGAGACGAAAGTAAGTGACATTGTGAAAAGAGCCGGACTGACGCAGCCTTCTTTTTATCTGTACTTTCAAAGCAAAGAAGCCATTTTTGAGGAGTTAATCACCGATTTTCACTCTCGTGTAAAAAAGCTGACAGAGTCACTTCTTCTGGAAAACGGATTAAATACGAAAGATGTGTCAAAACGGGTACTGCCCGCTGTGGAAACTGTTTTTCAATGTCTGGCTGAGGACAAGGATGTAACCAAGATCGGCTTTTTTCTGAACCCAGAAGCGAAACAAATGAAAAAAGACTTGGCGATGGTTTTGAAAGAGAACTTAGAAGCAGAACAACGGCTGGGGTATTTTCACTCCGAATTGGACATGGAAACGGTCGCTGAGTGTTTGATCGGCATGATTGTACATTTAACCGATTCATTTTTGTTAACCGGTATCAAAGATCCGGCAAGTCTCGCCGCACAGGTTGTGAATCTTTTAATATACGGGATGCTTCCGAACGGGCGTGACGTAAGATGA
- the dinB gene encoding damage-inducible protein DinB codes for MPDFPLHFYEYNVWANQQIFNRLKELPKEVYRQDIQSVFPSIAHVLSHIYLSDLGWIEVFSGKSMNDALALAEQLKEQTEAKEMEEMEALFLELSERYTLCLQQNEQIDKPLQIQNPSAGIMQTTVSELVPHVVNHGTYHRGNITAMLRQAGYASAPTDYGLYLYLKKTEMA; via the coding sequence ATGCCAGATTTTCCACTACATTTTTATGAATATAACGTATGGGCTAATCAGCAAATATTCAACCGGTTAAAAGAGCTTCCAAAAGAGGTCTATCGCCAAGACATTCAAAGTGTGTTTCCGTCGATAGCCCATGTGTTGTCTCATATTTACCTCTCCGACCTCGGCTGGATTGAAGTGTTTTCCGGCAAAAGTATGAACGATGCTCTCGCATTAGCTGAACAGCTTAAAGAACAGACAGAGGCAAAAGAAATGGAGGAGATGGAAGCTCTGTTTCTGGAGTTATCCGAGCGCTACACATTATGTTTACAGCAAAACGAACAGATCGATAAACCCCTCCAGATTCAAAACCCCTCAGCCGGAATCATGCAAACGACTGTTTCCGAGCTGGTTCCTCACGTTGTTAATCACGGGACATACCACCGCGGCAATATCACAGCAATGCTGCGGCAGGCAGGATATGCATCCGCTCCGACAGATTATGGGCTCTACCTGTATTTGAAAAAAACAGAAATGGCATAA
- a CDS encoding MarR family transcriptional regulator has protein sequence MNEQKLCQAINLFVEVLLEGTEFVHREINQDVFKHISREQADLLKILKVKGPTSPGSLAMYQNVHKSAISNRLKKLLEKGLVEWDDCPAKSDKRSKLIHITASGENILGKLDSAIFNALKELIDDIDEEHLHSIIEIFTILKSKFKGGDPAE, from the coding sequence TTGAATGAACAAAAGCTATGTCAGGCGATAAACCTGTTTGTGGAAGTATTACTAGAAGGGACAGAGTTTGTGCATCGTGAAATCAATCAGGATGTCTTCAAGCATATCTCCAGAGAACAGGCGGACCTGTTAAAAATTTTAAAAGTCAAAGGACCAACCTCTCCCGGCAGCCTGGCCATGTATCAAAATGTACATAAGAGCGCGATTTCGAACAGACTGAAAAAGCTGCTTGAAAAAGGATTGGTTGAATGGGATGACTGTCCGGCAAAAAGTGATAAGCGCTCTAAGCTTATTCACATCACAGCCAGCGGTGAAAACATCCTGGGAAAATTAGATTCAGCCATCTTTAACGCTCTTAAAGAGCTAATCGATGATATAGATGAGGAACACTTACACTCTATCATAGAGATATTCACCATTCTAAAAAGCAAATTTAAAGGAGGAGATCCTGCCGAATGA
- the vmlR gene encoding ABC-F type ribosomal protection protein VmlR — MKEIVTLTNVSYEVMNLTVFKNVNASVHQGDVIGIIGKNGAGKSTLLHLIHNDLTPAQGQIRRLRQDLKMSLVEQETASYSFADQTPAEKKLLEKWCVPVRNFHQLSGGEKLKARLAKGFSEDADLLLLDEPTNHLDEKSLQFLIQQLKSYRGTVILVSHDRYFLDESATKIWSLEAQSLIEFKGNYSGYMKFREKKRLTQQREYEKQQKMVERIEAQMNELASWSEKAHAQSTKKEGFKEYHRVKAKRKDAQMKSKRKRLEQELEKAKAESVKPEYHVHFSIDTTHKTGKHFLEVRHVTKAFGERLLFKNAHFTIQHGEKVAIIGPNGSGKTTLLKIILGQETAEGSVWVSPSANIGYLTQEVFDLPLEQTPEELFENETYEARGHVQNLMKHLGFTASQWTEPIKHMSMGERVKIKLMAYILEEKDVLILDEPTNHLDLPSREQLEETLSHYSGTLLAVSHDRYFLEKTTNSKLVISDNDIEKQLNDAPSERNDREELRLKLETERQEVLGKISFMAPNDKGYKELDQVFNELTKRMKELDQ; from the coding sequence ATGAAAGAGATCGTAACATTAACAAATGTCAGCTATGAAGTGATGAATCTGACTGTTTTTAAAAACGTAAATGCCAGTGTTCATCAAGGAGATGTCATTGGGATTATCGGCAAAAATGGCGCTGGGAAATCGACGCTGCTTCACCTCATTCACAATGACTTAACCCCTGCACAAGGACAAATCCGAAGACTTCGGCAGGATTTAAAAATGTCGCTGGTAGAACAGGAAACCGCGTCATATTCCTTTGCGGATCAGACGCCTGCCGAAAAGAAATTACTGGAGAAATGGTGTGTGCCCGTTCGAAATTTCCATCAATTAAGCGGCGGCGAAAAACTGAAAGCACGGCTGGCAAAAGGATTTTCAGAGGATGCAGATCTTTTACTGTTAGATGAACCGACAAACCACCTTGATGAAAAAAGCCTGCAATTTCTCATTCAACAGCTGAAAAGCTATAGAGGCACTGTGATTCTTGTTTCTCACGATCGTTATTTTTTAGACGAATCCGCAACAAAAATATGGTCTCTCGAAGCTCAATCGCTGATTGAATTCAAAGGAAATTACTCTGGGTATATGAAGTTCCGGGAAAAGAAAAGACTCACCCAGCAGCGTGAATATGAAAAGCAGCAAAAAATGGTTGAACGAATTGAAGCACAAATGAATGAGCTGGCTTCATGGTCGGAAAAAGCGCACGCCCAATCGACGAAAAAGGAAGGATTTAAAGAATATCACCGTGTAAAAGCCAAGCGTAAGGATGCCCAAATGAAATCCAAGCGGAAGCGGCTTGAACAAGAGCTGGAAAAAGCAAAAGCGGAATCCGTTAAGCCAGAATATCATGTACACTTTTCAATTGATACAACCCATAAAACGGGAAAACATTTTTTAGAAGTTCGGCATGTAACGAAGGCTTTTGGCGAAAGGCTACTCTTTAAAAACGCACATTTTACGATTCAACACGGTGAAAAGGTTGCGATCATAGGCCCTAATGGCAGCGGAAAAACGACATTACTGAAAATCATTCTGGGACAGGAAACAGCTGAGGGAAGTGTATGGGTGTCGCCGTCTGCAAACATCGGCTATTTAACGCAGGAGGTGTTTGATTTGCCTTTAGAACAAACACCGGAAGAGTTATTTGAAAATGAAACATACGAAGCAAGGGGACACGTTCAAAATCTGATGAAGCACTTAGGTTTTACAGCTTCCCAATGGACTGAGCCGATCAAGCATATGAGTATGGGCGAGCGTGTAAAGATCAAACTGATGGCATATATCCTGGAGGAAAAAGACGTGCTGATTTTAGATGAGCCGACAAACCATCTCGACCTGCCGTCACGCGAACAGCTGGAAGAAACACTGTCACACTACAGCGGCACATTGCTGGCGGTGTCACATGACCGATACTTTCTCGAAAAAACAACCAACAGTAAACTCGTCATCTCGGACAATGACATCGAAAAGCAATTGAATGACGCTCCATCAGAAAGAAATGACCGAGAAGAACTTCGTTTAAAGCTTGAGACAGAAAGACAAGAAGTGCTGGGAAAGATCAGTTTTATGGCGCCAAATGATAAAGGATACAAAGAGCTTGATCAGGTTTTCAATGAACTTACGAAACGAATGAAAGAGCTGGATCAATAA
- a CDS encoding ring-cleaving dioxygenase, whose translation MAKKTMGIHHITAIVGHPQENADFYAGVLGLRLVKKTVNFDDPGTYHLYFGNEGGKPGTIITFFPWVGARQGIIGDGQVGVTSYVVPKGAMAFWEKRLEKFNVPYTKIERFGEQYVEFDDPHGLHLEIVEREEGEANTWTFGDVTPEVAIKGFGGATLLSAQPEKTGELLENIMGLERVGKEGDFIRYRSAGDIGNVIDLKLTPIGRGQMGAGTVHHIAWRANDDEDQLDWQRYIASHGYGVTPVQDRNYFNAIYFREHGEILFEIATDPPGFAHDESQETMGGKLMLPVQYEPHRTQIEQGLLPFEVRELD comes from the coding sequence ATGGCTAAAAAAACGATGGGAATCCATCATATTACAGCAATTGTCGGTCACCCTCAAGAGAACGCAGATTTCTACGCAGGAGTGCTGGGGCTTCGATTGGTCAAGAAAACCGTCAATTTTGATGATCCAGGTACGTATCATCTTTATTTTGGGAATGAAGGCGGGAAGCCGGGAACCATCATCACCTTCTTCCCGTGGGTGGGGGCCCGCCAAGGCATCATTGGAGACGGTCAAGTAGGCGTAACTTCTTACGTCGTGCCGAAGGGGGCTATGGCTTTTTGGGAAAAGAGACTTGAAAAATTCAACGTTCCATACACAAAAATCGAGCGTTTTGGAGAACAGTATGTAGAATTTGATGATCCGCATGGCCTGCATTTAGAAATTGTGGAAAGAGAAGAAGGAGAAGCCAATACTTGGACTTTCGGAGATGTAACACCTGAGGTTGCCATTAAAGGTTTCGGAGGTGCAACCCTGTTATCAGCACAGCCTGAAAAAACAGGTGAACTGCTAGAAAACATTATGGGGCTGGAACGAGTCGGCAAGGAAGGAGACTTCATTCGTTATCGTTCTGCCGGTGATATCGGAAATGTGATTGACCTTAAATTAACGCCTATTGGCCGCGGACAAATGGGAGCAGGCACGGTACATCACATTGCTTGGCGGGCTAACGATGACGAAGATCAATTAGATTGGCAAAGATATATTGCGTCTCACGGTTATGGTGTGACTCCTGTTCAGGATAGAAACTATTTTAATGCTATTTACTTCAGAGAACATGGAGAAATCCTGTTTGAAATCGCAACTGATCCTCCGGGCTTTGCACATGATGAATCACAAGAAACAATGGGCGGAAAATTGATGCTGCCTGTGCAATATGAACCGCATCGCACACAAATTGAACAAGGGCTGCTGCCGTTTGAAGTGAGAGAGTTAGATTGA
- a CDS encoding DoxX family protein: protein MISMIMKASLAVFMLAGGIIKVFRVPFQVEHWRHYQYPLWFLTVTGILEIAGALAMTAGIWNRYAALGAGVLFIVLMAGAVHAHMFRARQSVLMTMPAMICLIASIMIIIRELM from the coding sequence ATGATATCTATGATTATGAAAGCCAGTTTGGCAGTTTTTATGCTCGCGGGAGGCATCATAAAGGTGTTCCGCGTTCCCTTTCAAGTTGAGCACTGGCGGCATTATCAATATCCATTATGGTTTCTGACTGTTACTGGCATTCTGGAAATAGCCGGGGCACTTGCCATGACAGCGGGAATTTGGAATCGGTATGCAGCGTTGGGGGCAGGCGTGCTGTTTATCGTTCTCATGGCGGGAGCGGTTCATGCGCACATGTTTCGAGCGCGTCAATCGGTTCTCATGACGATGCCTGCGATGATTTGTTTGATTGCTTCTATCATGATCATTATTCGGGAGCTCATGTAA
- a CDS encoding MFS transporter: protein MELQAKKIHTAKMWSLSFIIVTLSNAFLFMVFEMLLPTLPLFVTALGGGAKQVGLVTGIFMISAIAIRPFAGVLAKRFNKKYLLIFGIVISACSTGAYYLASDVSVLLLIRFIHGAGFGLATTYFATIAAEIIPKERRGEGIGYFGVGETIAVSIGPMIGIVALELYDFQRLFLGGMSILLLAVLMAVFVRRRSEGKDAAEKGMVKVKVLEKRVRFPSFLILLVGIAASAIMSFFSLYALEKGFRSVGMFFFLIAAASFFIRLISGKMFDRFGAAAVLIPASIFSLAGLSILYLAQTDAMFFAAAICYGFGFGSIFPAIQTWCINLVEEHEHEDAMGTFFNFFDMGIGGGSLLLGVVATIYSYREIYIVSILVYLLFLLLYILFIYSKRKEKTDLNN, encoded by the coding sequence ATGGAGTTACAGGCGAAAAAAATACACACTGCAAAAATGTGGTCATTATCATTTATTATTGTCACGCTTTCAAATGCATTTTTATTTATGGTGTTTGAAATGTTATTGCCGACATTGCCTTTGTTTGTTACTGCTTTAGGGGGTGGGGCAAAGCAAGTCGGGTTGGTTACAGGTATTTTTATGATATCTGCCATTGCCATACGTCCTTTTGCAGGGGTTTTGGCTAAACGATTTAACAAAAAATATTTACTTATATTTGGAATTGTTATCAGTGCCTGCTCGACCGGTGCATATTATCTTGCGTCAGATGTGAGCGTCCTATTGCTCATTCGCTTCATACATGGTGCCGGTTTTGGATTAGCAACTACTTATTTTGCGACGATTGCCGCAGAAATTATTCCGAAGGAGCGCCGAGGTGAGGGGATTGGATATTTTGGGGTAGGCGAAACAATTGCGGTTTCGATTGGACCGATGATTGGTATCGTGGCACTGGAGCTTTATGATTTTCAGAGACTTTTTCTAGGCGGGATGTCTATTCTATTACTGGCTGTGCTAATGGCTGTATTTGTGCGGAGGCGGTCTGAAGGAAAAGACGCGGCTGAAAAGGGAATGGTAAAGGTCAAGGTGTTAGAAAAACGTGTGCGGTTTCCTTCGTTTCTCATATTACTAGTCGGAATTGCTGCATCTGCGATCATGTCCTTCTTTTCACTCTATGCGCTGGAAAAGGGTTTCCGAAGTGTCGGAATGTTTTTCTTTCTGATTGCGGCCGCCAGTTTTTTTATACGCCTGATCTCTGGGAAAATGTTTGACCGGTTTGGGGCGGCTGCTGTCCTTATCCCCGCCTCAATATTCTCTTTAGCAGGGCTATCCATACTGTATCTTGCCCAAACCGATGCTATGTTTTTTGCTGCGGCGATATGTTACGGGTTTGGATTTGGTTCTATATTTCCGGCTATCCAGACATGGTGTATTAATCTAGTTGAAGAGCATGAACATGAGGATGCTATGGGGACATTCTTTAATTTTTTTGATATGGGAATTGGCGGAGGCTCGTTGTTATTAGGTGTAGTGGCAACGATCTATTCTTACCGGGAGATTTATATCGTTTCCATTTTGGTGTACCTGCTGTTTCTTTTATTATATATTTTATTTATCTATTCCAAGAGAAAAGAGAAAACGGATTTAAATAATTAG
- a CDS encoding DoxX family protein: MEDAGLLLIRIMIGVVFLFYGSQKLFGWFGGYGIKGTGQWFESIGVKPGNVAAALSGLGELVSGILFILGVFLPLGAAIITIIMLGAIVKVHGAKGFANGAGGFEYNLVLIAVSIGVALIGSGAYALHF, encoded by the coding sequence ATGGAAGATGCAGGACTTTTGCTTATTCGTATTATGATTGGTGTGGTGTTTCTGTTTTATGGATCACAAAAATTATTCGGCTGGTTTGGCGGATACGGGATTAAAGGAACCGGACAATGGTTCGAGTCAATTGGGGTTAAACCAGGTAACGTCGCGGCCGCTTTATCAGGTCTTGGGGAATTAGTAAGCGGAATTCTATTTATTTTAGGTGTATTCCTCCCGCTTGGAGCTGCTATCATCACGATTATTATGTTAGGTGCCATCGTAAAAGTCCATGGAGCGAAAGGATTTGCGAATGGCGCAGGCGGTTTTGAATATAACTTGGTACTGATTGCAGTCTCCATCGGAGTTGCACTCATCGGTTCAGGGGCTTACGCTTTGCATTTTTAA
- a CDS encoding thioredoxin family protein, giving the protein MKEMTELHSLDAIENFITQHQFSFIYISRPGCTVCHAVLPQLRILLGQFPNITLGHINADDVEEVAGRFSVFTVPVLLLFIDGTEFLREARFVHFEQLEERLKRVYRLYQDE; this is encoded by the coding sequence ATGAAAGAGATGACAGAATTACATTCATTAGATGCTATAGAGAATTTTATTACACAGCATCAATTCAGTTTTATCTATATATCAAGACCCGGCTGCACAGTATGTCACGCAGTTCTGCCGCAGCTCAGAATATTATTGGGGCAGTTTCCAAATATCACATTGGGGCATATCAATGCTGACGATGTAGAAGAGGTCGCCGGCAGATTTTCAGTCTTCACTGTCCCTGTGCTTCTTTTGTTCATTGATGGGACTGAGTTTTTGAGAGAAGCCCGTTTTGTTCATTTTGAACAGCTTGAAGAAAGGCTGAAAAGGGTTTATCGGTTATATCAAGATGAATAA
- a CDS encoding GNAT family N-acetyltransferase: MTLTLEDMTVEEFEAFRGISVQNYAKQNIASGTWTEKEAFEKSEQAYEKMIPNGRNSSNHFFWNITNEQGEGVGWLWLYADPHHPQKEAFIYSFGLYEAFRGKGLAQSALQTLDERARKLGAERLALHVFAHNETAVHLYQKMGYAMTNIRMRKQLHGPKPLT, translated from the coding sequence ATGACGTTAACCTTGGAAGACATGACTGTGGAAGAGTTCGAGGCATTTCGCGGGATATCCGTGCAAAATTATGCGAAGCAAAACATAGCGTCGGGAACTTGGACGGAAAAAGAGGCGTTTGAGAAATCGGAGCAGGCATATGAGAAAATGATTCCGAATGGACGAAACAGCAGTAATCATTTCTTTTGGAACATCACAAATGAACAAGGGGAAGGGGTGGGCTGGCTCTGGCTGTATGCTGATCCGCACCATCCGCAGAAGGAAGCGTTTATCTATTCCTTTGGATTGTATGAAGCATTTCGCGGAAAAGGGCTGGCTCAATCGGCGCTTCAAACGCTGGATGAAAGAGCAAGAAAGCTTGGTGCGGAAAGACTTGCTCTTCATGTGTTTGCGCACAACGAGACAGCCGTCCATCTTTATCAGAAGATGGGCTATGCCATGACCAATATACGTATGCGGAAACAGCTGCACGGACCAAAGCCGCTTACTTAA
- a CDS encoding TetR/AcrR family transcriptional regulator: MTRENIKRTAVRQFNELGYEGVKMAHIAKELGIRKQSLSYHFSSKKDLLMEVYPEIVEEEVAFINDFFESRMHMPAKNLIYAFLKETQARFHAMPNVAFLQAMSFKAPVEVSDFISAQYLLFLHALKSRVALVFKEAGITCPPEKCAIAFITLFDGLNIQLVYENKQSFERSLEISFDIFWQGLKAKA; the protein is encoded by the coding sequence GTGACCCGTGAGAATATAAAACGCACAGCCGTTCGCCAATTTAATGAGCTTGGCTACGAGGGAGTCAAAATGGCGCATATTGCAAAAGAACTGGGGATTCGGAAACAATCTCTGTCCTACCATTTCTCGTCAAAAAAGGATCTGTTGATGGAAGTATACCCCGAGATTGTTGAAGAAGAAGTAGCGTTTATCAATGATTTTTTTGAATCCCGAATGCATATGCCAGCCAAAAATCTTATATATGCTTTTTTAAAAGAAACACAGGCGCGCTTTCATGCCATGCCCAATGTAGCCTTTTTGCAGGCGATGTCGTTTAAGGCTCCTGTTGAAGTAAGTGATTTTATTTCAGCCCAGTATCTGCTGTTTCTGCATGCTTTGAAAAGCCGAGTTGCACTTGTTTTTAAAGAAGCGGGCATCACCTGTCCGCCCGAAAAGTGTGCGATAGCCTTTATCACTCTTTTCGATGGGCTGAACATTCAGCTGGTTTACGAGAATAAACAATCATTTGAGCGATCTTTAGAGATTTCCTTCGATATTTTTTGGCAAGGGCTGAAGGCGAAAGCTTGA
- a CDS encoding amino acid permease, producing MTDDMTKDNINQQTLERGLKNRHIQLIAIGGAIGTGLFLGSGKSIHFAGPSILFAYLITGIICFLIMRSLGELLLSNLNYHSFVDFVQDYLGDMAAFITGWTYWFCWISIAMADLTAVGLYTQYWLPGVPQWVPGLIALIVLMIMNLATVKLFGELEFWFALIKVIAILALIAIGLVMIFKGFPTSSGASSFTNLWSHGGMFPNGMHGFILSFQMVVFAFVGIELVGLTAGETENPEKVIPKAINNIPIRVLLFYIGALLVIMSIYPWNVINPSESPFVQVFVAVGIVAAASIINFVVLTSAASACNSAVFSTSRMIYSLAKDNNAPESMAKLTPRKVPRNALFFSAIVILIGVTLNYIMPEGVFTLITSISTVCFIYIWGITVICHMKYRKTRPELAKTNKFKLPLYPFSNYLILAFLAFIIVVLALAQDTRISLFITPVWFILLIVVYKVRKAKHQ from the coding sequence GTGACAGACGATATGACGAAAGATAATATAAATCAGCAAACCTTGGAGAGAGGCTTAAAAAACAGGCACATCCAGCTCATCGCCATCGGCGGTGCTATTGGGACGGGGTTATTTCTCGGCTCAGGAAAATCAATTCATTTTGCCGGCCCGTCCATTTTATTTGCCTACTTGATCACAGGAATCATTTGCTTTTTAATTATGAGATCTCTTGGTGAACTGCTGTTATCGAATTTGAACTATCACTCTTTTGTTGATTTTGTACAAGACTATTTAGGCGATATGGCAGCCTTTATCACCGGCTGGACATACTGGTTCTGCTGGATTTCCATTGCGATGGCAGATCTGACAGCCGTCGGGCTTTACACTCAATATTGGCTTCCGGGTGTGCCGCAATGGGTGCCCGGCTTAATCGCTCTGATTGTTTTAATGATTATGAACCTGGCAACTGTTAAGCTTTTTGGAGAATTAGAATTTTGGTTTGCTTTAATTAAAGTCATTGCCATTTTGGCGCTGATCGCTATCGGTCTTGTGATGATCTTTAAAGGGTTTCCCACTAGCTCAGGAGCCTCCAGTTTCACAAATCTCTGGAGCCACGGAGGTATGTTCCCGAATGGAATGCACGGGTTTATCCTCTCGTTCCAGATGGTTGTGTTTGCCTTTGTCGGCATTGAGCTGGTCGGACTTACAGCCGGTGAAACAGAAAACCCTGAAAAAGTCATCCCTAAGGCGATCAACAATATCCCTATCCGGGTGCTGCTTTTCTATATCGGTGCTCTTCTTGTCATTATGAGCATCTATCCTTGGAATGTTATCAATCCCAGCGAAAGCCCATTCGTACAGGTATTTGTCGCGGTCGGCATCGTCGCGGCAGCAAGTATTATTAACTTTGTTGTGTTGACATCCGCTGCTTCTGCATGCAACAGCGCTGTGTTCAGTACAAGCCGTATGATCTATTCCCTGGCGAAAGATAATAATGCGCCTGAATCAATGGCGAAACTGACTCCGCGTAAAGTACCCAGAAATGCGTTGTTCTTTTCAGCTATCGTGATTTTAATCGGTGTCACGCTAAACTACATCATGCCAGAAGGCGTATTCACCCTGATCACAAGCATTTCCACCGTCTGCTTTATCTACATTTGGGGTATTACGGTCATCTGCCATATGAAATACCGGAAAACAAGACCTGAATTAGCGAAAACAAATAAGTTTAAGCTTCCGCTTTATCCGTTTTCAAACTACCTGATTCTTGCGTTTCTGGCGTTTATCATTGTTGTTTTAGCATTAGCTCAGGATACTCGAATTTCCTTATTTATCACGCCGGTTTGGTTTATTTTGCTGATTGTGGTTTATAAAGTGAGAAAAGCAAAGCATCAATAA
- a CDS encoding nitroreductase family protein: MAEFSQLVHERRSASNFLPDHPITKEELNEMFELVSLAPSAFNLQHTKYVTVLDPDVKEKLKQAANGQYKVFSSSAVLLVLGDKQAYHQASDIYEGLKVLGVLNKQEYDHMVQDTVSFYENRGEPFKRDEAIRNASLSAMMFMLSAKEKGWDTCPMIGFDAEAVKRILDIDDQFEVVMMMTIGKEKTESRRPRGYRKPVNEFVEYI; encoded by the coding sequence ATGGCTGAATTTTCACAGCTAGTCCATGAAAGAAGATCTGCAAGCAACTTCCTTCCAGATCATCCAATCACAAAAGAAGAACTCAATGAGATGTTTGAATTGGTTTCATTGGCTCCATCAGCTTTTAATTTGCAGCATACAAAATATGTGACGGTGCTTGACCCGGATGTGAAAGAAAAGCTGAAGCAGGCGGCAAACGGACAATATAAAGTGTTTAGCTCATCTGCGGTTCTTTTGGTATTGGGGGATAAGCAGGCATATCATCAAGCGTCTGATATCTATGAAGGATTAAAGGTGTTGGGGGTATTAAATAAGCAAGAGTATGATCACATGGTTCAAGATACCGTTTCGTTTTATGAAAACAGGGGAGAACCATTTAAGAGAGACGAGGCGATAAGGAATGCTTCACTTTCTGCGATGATGTTTATGCTGAGTGCTAAGGAAAAAGGCTGGGATACCTGCCCTATGATCGGGTTTGATGCTGAAGCCGTGAAACGGATTTTGGATATAGATGACCAATTTGAAGTTGTCATGATGATGACAATTGGGAAAGAAAAAACAGAGAGCAGGAGGCCGCGCGGATACCGGAAGCCTGTGAATGAGTTTGTTGAGTATATCTAA